The sequence below is a genomic window from Candidatus Binataceae bacterium.
GGGCGCGGCTTTTACTTCATGGACCCCAATGGTCACAATTTCGAGATTATGACCTGGTCTGAGTAAAAGCGGGGGAATTGTTAGCATTTTCGGCTTCGCCGGAGCCGCGGCTGGCGGGGTCGGGTCAACCAAAAGGAGAGCGGCGCCGTCTTGGCACGGGGCGAGGAGGGGCGGCGCGCGCCGATTACCGTTTGCACTGGATAAACTTATTCCAACCGCGCGTATCCAGCCGTGCCCTCTACGCGGCTAGAGTATGGCGCACCCGGTAATTGACCTCCAGGGGCTGGTTAAGACCTACCATCTAGGCGATGTCGAGGTGCGCGCGCTGCGCGGCGTCACCGCTCGAATCGAGGCTGGCGAGTTCGTGGCGATCATGGGTGCGTCGGGCTCGGGCAAGTCCACCCTGATGAACATCATCGGCTGTTTGGACAAACCGGACGCCGGATCGTACCGGCTGGAGGGGGTCGACGTAGCGGCGCTGGGCGAGGCCGAGTTGGCCGCCGTTCGTAGCCGCCGAATCGGGTTTGTCTTTCAGAGCTTCAACCTGCTCTCGCGCACCAGCGCGCTGGAAAACGTCGAGCTGCCACTGTATTACTCGGGCGATTTCGAGCATGGTGCCCAGCGTGCGCGCCAGACCATCAAGCTGATGGGTTTGGGTGGGCGCGAGAGCAATCATCCCAATCAGCTCTCTGGCGGTCAGCAGCAGCGGGTCGCGATCGCCCGTGCGCTGATCAATAATCCGGCGATTCTGCTGGCCGATGAACCCACCGGCAATCTGGATTCGCAAACCTCCGCCGAAATCATGGCAGTACTGCGGCGGCTCAATCGTGAACGCGGCCTGACCGTGGTACTAGTCACTCACGAAGCCGACGTTGCCGCCTACGCCGAGCGCGTGATAACCCTGCGTGACGGGCAAATCCTTTCGGATCGCCGCAATGTGGCACCGGCGCCAGTACTTGCATCGGCCGACGAAGCCACCGCCGCCATCAGTGTGTCCGACCAGCCTGAGCAAGCTGAAACGCGTGTGCCGATGTTCGGGTTGATGGTGTTGCGGGTGGCCGGCCGGGCGCTGGCGCGCAACAAAATGCGCTCGGTTTTGACGATGCTGGGGATTTTCATCGGGGTGGCGGCGCTGATCGCGATGGTGGCGGTGGGACAGGGGGCCAATCAGGCGGTGGAAGAGCAAATCGCCAGCCTGGGCACCAATCTGCTTATAGTGTTGCCGGGTGCGGTGACTTCCAATGGGGTGCGCGCCGGCTTCGGCAGCAGCTCGACCCTGACGGTGGAGGATGCCGATGCGATCGCCAAGCGAGATTCGGCGGTGGCCAGTGTCAGCTATTTGGATCGGCAATTGGCGCAAGTTACCTATGGAAATCAAAACTGGACGACCAACGTCCAAGGAGTAACCCCCAACTACTTCTCGATCATCAATTGGCCGATCGTGGCTGGACGTCCCTTTGACCAGCGCGAAGCCACCCGCGCGGCGCGGGTCTGTGTCTTGGGCCAAACCGTAGTCAAAAATCTGTTTGGCAGCTTCGACAACCCCGTGGGCGCAACCATTCGAATCCGCAATGTTGAGGTGCGGGTTATCGGGGTGCTCAAGGCCAAGGGGCAATCGGGCTGGGGGCAAGATCAGGACGACGTCGCGATGATTCCCTTCACTACGGCCGAGCGCAAGGTTCTGGGGGTGGCGGCGCCGCCCGTCAGCGCCAGTGCCACGGCCACGCCCAGCGTGCTTAATCCCTATGCGGCGGTGGCGCCGGTGACTTCCATTTATAGCTCCGACGCGGCCCAGATGAGCCCTTTCGGCAGTCCGCCCAAACTGATTGGCAGGGTGCATACCATTTTCGCGCAGGCGGTCAGCCAGGCCGCGATTCCCCAGGCGATAGCGCAAATCACCGCGACCCTGCATCGGCGGCACAACATTCAGCCTGGCCAGCCCAACGATTTTGACGTTCGCAATTTGAGCGCGATTGCCGCCGCCGCCGAGGGTAGCAGCCGTATCATGGCCTTGCTGCTGGCCACCGTGGCCTCGATTTCGTTGTTGGTGGGCGGGATTGGGATCATGAACATTTTGCTGGTTTCGGTCACTGAACGGACGCGCGAAATCGGGATTCGGATGGCAATTGGCGCGCGCCGCAGCCAAATCCTGATGCAGTTTTTGGTTGAAGCCTTGCTGTTGAGCGTGATCGGCGGCGTAGCGGGCATCGTGGCCGGGGTGAGCGCCTCGCAAACCATTTCGGTAATCGCTGGGTGGCCGACCTTGGTGTCCTCCAGCGCGGTGCTCGGCGGATTCGTGTTTTCGGCCGCGATCGGAATCTTTTTCGGCTACTATCCGGCGCGCAAGGCGGCCCTGCTCAACCCGATCGAAGCCTTGCGCTATGAGTAGCCCGCCGCCCACGCCATCGACCGTTTGGTGGAAAAGCGATATATAACGCGTAGCTCAAAGTTCGGGAGAAAGACCATCATGATATGCCCGGATCGAGTGGCACATGCGGTCCTCAAGGTGCGCAACCTGGAGGTGACGCGCAAGTTCTATCACGACGTGCTCGGCCTGCAGGTGGTCAAGACCTACCCCGAGGAACACATGTTGTTCATGTCGTGCAACCCGCAGCGCGACCATCACGAGGTAGCGTTTTTGGAAATCGGGCAGGAGGCCAAGGGGCCGCGCGAGGACGAAATTGGGCTCTATCATCTGGCTTTCCGGCTGCAGGATTGGGCCCACTTGCAACGTGCCTATGGCGAGTTGCGCGCCAAGCAAGTGCCGATCGTGGGCACGATCAATCACGGCATCACCCGCAGCGTCTACTTCAAGGATCCCGACGGTCATACTTTGGAAGTCTATTGCGACAATCCGCGATGGCGCGACGTGATTAAGGTCAACCGCGCCGACCATCTCGCGGTCGAAGGACCCGAACCCGATCCTTTGGCGCCGCCGCCGGCGTGGGCGCACGAGGGCGTGGCCAAGTAAGGCTCGCCATCGGGTTCAGCGTAGAGCTTCAGCAGTTTTCGCGGACGATTCGTGGCAACGCATACCGGCACTCGCAGCGGCGCCGAGGTCCTGGTCGCGCAGCTCTTGATCCATGGCGTAGAGATCGGTTATGGCGTCCCGGGCGAGAGCTACTTGGCGGTGCTCGATGCGCTTTACGATGTTCGCGATAAGTTGCGCTTCATCGTGTGTCGCCAGGAAGGTGGCGCGGCCTACATGGCCGAAGCTTACGGCAAGCTAACCGGGCGGCCGGGAATCTGTTTCGTCACTCGCGGGCCGGGCGCCACCAACGCCAGCGTTGGCATCCATACCGCGCGCCAGGATTCCACCCCGCTGATTTTGTTCATCGGCCAGGTCGGGCGCGCTCAGGCCGGCCGCGAGGCCTTCCAGGAAATCGACTTCCGCCTGATGTACGCACCGATCGCAAAATGGGTGGCGCAGATCGACGACCCAGCGCGCATTCCCGAGCTGGTCGCGCGCGCCTTCAGCGTGGCGACCTCCGGACGGCCTGGTCCGGTAGTGCTGGCGCTGCCCGAGGACATGTTGCGCGAGCGGGTCAGTGTGGCCGATGCGGCACCCTATCGCGCCACGCAAGCCGCGCCCGATCCGGCCGATGTGGAGCATTTGCGCCAGATGCTAGCCCAGGCCCGGCGGCCCTTGATGCTGGTGGGCGGCAGTACCTGGAACAAGCCAGCAGTGGCCGACATTACTGCCTTCGCCGAAGACAATCGGCTGGCTACCGCGACCACTTTTCGCCGCCAGGATCATTTCGACAATCTTCATCCCTGTTACGCCGGCGATTTGGGCAACGGTGCCAATCCTCGGCTGGCGGCGGCCGTCAAGGAGGCAGATCTGATTGTCGCGGTCGGGACTCGGCTGGATGAGCTGAGCACGGCCAATTATACCCTGCTGCAAGCGCCGCGCCCGCACCAGAAACTGGTCCACGTGCACGCGGGTGCCGAAGAGCTGGGCAAGGTCTATCAGCCGGACTTGGCGATCAATTCTGGCATGGCACACTTCGCGCGAGCGTTGCGCCAACTAGCCCCGGTTGATTCCTCGGCCTGGGCCGAGTTTACCGCCGTGGCCCATCAAAATTACCTCGACTATACGGCCCCGGTTGGCAATCCGGGCGCGCTGCAGTTGGCCCCCCTCATCGCCTGGCTGCGTGAGCAGTTGCCCGCGGAGACGATCGTTGCCAACGGCGCTGGCAATTACACCGGCTGGATTCATCGTTTCTGGCATTATCGCGGCTTGGGCACTGAGCTGGCCCCGGTGAGCGGTTCGATGGGCTATGGAGTCCCGGCGGCGATCGCGGCCGCCTTGATCTATCCCCAGCGTCCGGTCTTGTCGTTTTCCGGCGATGGCTGCTTTCTGATGAACGGGCAGGAATTGGCGACCGCGATGCAATATGGCGCGGCTCCGATTTTCCTGGTCGTCAACAATGGGATGTACGGCACTATCCGGATGCATCAGGAGAGCCATTATCCGGGCCGGGTCAGCGCCACCGAGCTGCGCAATCCCGATTTTGTGGCGCTGGCGCGCGCCTACGGCTTGTATGCGGAACGGGTCGAGGACAACGCCGGGTTTGCGCCCGCTTTTGCACGGGCGCGCGCGCAGGGATGCGCGGCGCTGTTGGAGCTGCCGCTGGCTGGGGAAGCCATCACTTCGCGCACCACGCTTTCCCAGTTGCGCGCGGCCGCGCTGTCACACCAGCATGCGGCTGGCAAGTGAAGTGACGCGACCCAAGAACGTGGCCGCCACGTTCGTCCGGGTATAACGCCCAATCCCTATCGGCAATAGGTGAGTGCTTGTTCTGTCTTTTCGCGAAGTGAAGCCTGCTAGTGTTGCGTCTCCCAAATAAGTGGAGCGCTTCGTTGCCGCAGAAACCGTTACCGGCTTGGGCTTAGTGGGGAGGGGCCGCCCGCGCGCCGGCAATTCGCCAAGCTGTCCGAGGAGACCGGCGTGCGCCGCGGGTCAGATACCTATCGGACGCGACGCTAGCCCGGATGGGGCTTACGCCAACGCGCCTTAATCCGCCGCCACACGCCGGCGGCCGCTGGTGCCGAATCAGCCGTCTCGGCCAGGCCGGCGTGCAGATCGAACCAGCCGTCAACCGCCGGATCCAGCTTGGGATTGCCCCAATAGGTGCTAATCGCGCGGGCGACCTCTTCGGCGCTCAGCCAGGGACCCACGCTCTCTTCGCCGAAGGGGCCGCTTGAGCCGAACTCGAACTTGTAGCGTACGTACATGCCCTCGCGCGCCGGCCGCGGGCATCGCATCTTTCGCACTTGCGCCTGGTTGATGAACTTGAAGCGGCTGTAACTCAGCGATTGTAAATATTCCAGAGTCGACAGATGCGGGCTTTCCACCGACACGAAGCGGGGTTTGATGCGTGTGCTAGCCAGGCTTTCCAGGGCGATATCGTCGTACCCCTCGATGTCGATTTTAAGGTAGTAGGGCACGCCGTGGCGGTTGAGGATGCTGGCCAGAGTGACGGCGGGTACCTCGATGGTCTCGAAGCGGCCCTCGCGCATGCCTAACTTCGGGTCCAGCGAACTCCATTCGCTGTGGGTTAGATTTATGTAAAAGGGCAAGGTCGCGGGCTGGCGCGCGATCGCGACATTGAGAACAACCAGCCGCTGCTGGTCGATCTCGGAGCGAAAGCGCGCGGCACATTGCGCTACCAGCCGCGGATTGGCCTCGATCCCGACCACTTTGAAACCCTTCTTGAGATAAAAGTCGGTGTCCTGCCCGGTGTGCATTCCGACGTCGAAAATCAGCCGCTCCTGCCGCTTGCGCTCGCCCGAAGCGGAGTCTTCCGCCGCCGCGTTTGTGGTCTCCGTCTCGATGTGCGGTTGTACGTCGGCGTGCTTCACATCGTTCCTCTGAGGCACAATCCTTATCCCGCGGCGACGCCAGGGTAAATCCCCGTGCCAGTACCCACCGCGCAAATGGCAGGAAGCAGTGGCGCGAGCGGCCCTGTAAAGGTCGCTGAACGCTCGCGACTGGCGCTTGCTACTAAGCCAGTGTTATTGAGGGATGACGCCGGGCAAACCGCAATGCCCTGTTAGCCAACACATTTAACCGAGGAAGGTTGCGACCATGCCCTACGAATTGTACTACTGGCCTTTGATCCAGGGGCGGGGAGAATTTGTGCGCCTGGCATTGGAAGAGGTTGCGGTCGAGTATATCGATGTCGCGCGCGATGAGCGCCATGGCGGGGTTGCCGCGCTGACGCGCTTGCTCAACGGTAGCGAGGCTGGCCATCCGCCTTTTGCGCCACCCTTTCTCAAGGCTGGGCGACTGCTAATCGGGCAGACCGCTAACATCTTGATGTTCGTGGGCGCTCGCCACGGTTTGGCGCCGGCAACCGAGGCCGGCCGGCTGTGGGTCAATCAGCTTCAACTGACCATGTCAGACCTGCTGGTGGAGGTCCACGATACTCACCATCCGATCGGCTCCAGCCTGTATTACGAGGATCAGAAGCCCGAAGCCGCGCGCCGTGCCGAGGTTTTCCTGAAACTGCGCCTGCCCAAGCATCTGGGCTACTACGAGCGGGTGTTGGAGCGCCAAGGGCGCTGGCTTGCCGGGAGCAAGCCCAGTTACGCCGACCTGTCGCTGTTTCAAATCGTGGAAGGGCTCAAGTTCGCCTTTCCCCGCGCGATGGAGCGGCAGGGCAAACGGTACTCGCGGTTGCTCGACCTGCATCAACGGGTTGCTCAGCGTCCGCGGATCGCCGCCTACCTGGCTTCCGAGCGCCGTATTCCGTTCAACAATCAAGGGATCTTTCGCCATTACCCGGAACTTGACGGGTAAGGTCAAAGTTTCGGCCCGTGCCGATGGAGCAGATCAAATGGGAAGACTGAGTGGTCGAGTGGCAATCGTAACCGGAGCCGGCAGCCTGGAGGGGCTGGGCGCAACTTATGCGCTCGCATTGGCGGCCGAAGGGGCGCGTCTGAGCGTAAGCGACATCGTCGATCCGGCGCCGGTGGTGGATGCGATAAAGCGGGCGGGAGGTGAGGCGATCGGGATGCAGGTGGACGTAACCGACGCCGCCGCGGTTGCTGAAATGGTGCGCCGGACCGTGGCTGCCTTCAGCGCCATCCAGGTATTGGTCAACAATGCCGCACGGCTAGGAGGTCCGGACACGCCCAAGCCGCTGAGCGACATCACTTCGGAGCAATGGGACCGGATGATGGCGGTCAATACGCGCGGACCGTTCGAATGCATCAAGGCGGTGTTGCCGGTGATGCGCCGCCAGCATTACGGCAAGATCATCAATATTGCCTCCAGCACTTTCTTCAGCGCCCCCCCGGGCGAGTTGCATTATGTGGCCTCCAAGGGTGCTGTGATCGCGTTGACCCGGGCGGCGGCGCGCGAGTTGGGAGGCGAGGGGATCGCGGTCAACTGCGTGGCGCCCGGGCTTACCCTCAGCGGTAACATTCGCAGCCGATTAGAAGCGATGAGCGAGGCACGGGCACGTAATCTGCGCGATCGCGCCTTCAAGCGCGATCAGGTGCCGGAGGATCTGGTCGGCACGGTGATTTTTCTGGCCTCGGCTGACAGCGACTTCATTACCGGCCAGACCATCCTGGTCGATGGCGGCGCCATGATGCATTAACCCCGGGTAGCAGGCCCTTTTTGGCCCTCAGCCAAGATAAGCGTCAGGAAGCGCGCCAAGCGAAACGGCCCAGGATTGTCTGGCCGCTCGCGCCGTAGCCTGTTTTCAGGAGCCCTGCCCGAGAAGCAGTTGAGCGCCCTCCCAAAGCTCGCGCGCGACCTCACTGGCTGGTCGCGCGAGCGCCCGGGCGGCCGACTGCCCGGCCCACGCCTGCATCCTGTCGATATCGTTGTTCCTGATTGCCAAATCACGCATCGCTTGCGTCAAGCCGCGCTGAACCGGATAAGGGGCCGGTCGCGGCGCACCCGGCGCCGCGGCCGCACGCACATAGGCCGTTGCGATGCTGCGTCCGGCGCGGCCGGAGAAGGCTCGCGTGACCAACGTTTGTTCTGGTAGCGTCCTTCCGAGGGCATCTGCCCACACCGGCGGCAGCTTCGCTTCCGGACAGCGCAAGAAGCCGGTACCAATCTGGACCGCTGACGCACCTAGGAGGAGAGCTGCCGCGACCCCCCGGGCGTCCGCGATGCCGCCGGCGGCGATGACTGGCACGCTGACCGCATCAACCACTGCCGGCAATAGCGAAAAAAGTCCCACCATCGCGGCTTCGGCTTGAGCGCTCTCAAAGGCGCCTCGATGGCCGCCAGCCTCCATACCTTGCGCGACGATCGCATCGGCGCCGGCGGCTTCGGCAATTTTAGCTTCGGTCACGGTGGTCACAGTGGCAAACCACTTGATCCCTCGCGATTTCATCCTTTGCACGAAGCTGGGTGGATAAAGGCCCATGATCGAGGAAATAACCGCCGGCGCGACTTCGAGCATCGCCTCACACTGGGCGGCGAAATCCGGCAGCTCGGTATTGCCGGCGGCCGGGGCCACCTCGGGGCCCCAATCGCGCAGAAAAGCGCGGACCGCGTCCTCGGCGGCGCTCTCACGCGTCGGGGCCGGGTCGGGGATCCACAGATTGAGTTGGAAGGGGCCGCGGCTGCCGGCCCTGGTTTCCGCTACCCAGCGTTCGATCGCCGCCGGCGCCATTGTCAGCGCACCGCAAGCGCCCATGCCACCGGCGTCGGCAACCGCGATTGACAGCGACGGTGGGCAGGCCGAAGCCATCGGCGCCAGCAGGATGGGGATGCGAAGATTGTTGGCAGAGCAAAACTCGTTCGCGCGAATGATCGCAGAATGAAGCGTGGGCATGACCGTAATCTCCTTCAAGCAGGCTAGTGTCCTTCAAAGCGGCGAGCTACCGATAGGGGCAATCCAGGGCGACGCCTTCGGTGCTTCGGAGATGAGCCGGTGGGCGAGGGGCAGTGGGTTGTTCTACCGGCGCGCTTTGTTTAAAACAGATTAGCCCCGCAAACCGCGTGGGCAATCCTTTGGGTGCGACAAAGCGCACGAGGACGGTTGTGGGATGAAAATCGTCAGCCTGAGCGCGGCAGTTTTCGCGCTGCTGGTCTGCCTAGCCCCTTATGCGGCGCAAGCCGACAACAGCAGCGTGAGCGACCAAATTGCTGCCGATGGCCGGTTCGTCGTCAACAAGGCGGTCAACGACAGTTACGATTTCTTCACCGCGCCGGTGTTGTTGGGGCAGGCGCTGCGCACTCCGGTCTTTTATTACACGCTGCTAGGCGCGGGCGCCGCGTTGGGGACCGGCTTTGCCCTAGACAACACGGTGTATGGCCATTTTCGTGGGATGTCTTCCGGCGTTGGCACCGTTTTGGAGGACGTCCCTACTTTCGGCATGCTCGGGGTGACGGCGGCAACCTACGGCTGGGGGCTTTACACTGACAACCAGCGCACCCGCCAATTCATGATTACGACCAGCGA
It includes:
- a CDS encoding ABC transporter permease → MAHPVIDLQGLVKTYHLGDVEVRALRGVTARIEAGEFVAIMGASGSGKSTLMNIIGCLDKPDAGSYRLEGVDVAALGEAELAAVRSRRIGFVFQSFNLLSRTSALENVELPLYYSGDFEHGAQRARQTIKLMGLGGRESNHPNQLSGGQQQRVAIARALINNPAILLADEPTGNLDSQTSAEIMAVLRRLNRERGLTVVLVTHEADVAAYAERVITLRDGQILSDRRNVAPAPVLASADEATAAISVSDQPEQAETRVPMFGLMVLRVAGRALARNKMRSVLTMLGIFIGVAALIAMVAVGQGANQAVEEQIASLGTNLLIVLPGAVTSNGVRAGFGSSSTLTVEDADAIAKRDSAVASVSYLDRQLAQVTYGNQNWTTNVQGVTPNYFSIINWPIVAGRPFDQREATRAARVCVLGQTVVKNLFGSFDNPVGATIRIRNVEVRVIGVLKAKGQSGWGQDQDDVAMIPFTTAERKVLGVAAPPVSASATATPSVLNPYAAVAPVTSIYSSDAAQMSPFGSPPKLIGRVHTIFAQAVSQAAIPQAIAQITATLHRRHNIQPGQPNDFDVRNLSAIAAAAEGSSRIMALLLATVASISLLVGGIGIMNILLVSVTERTREIGIRMAIGARRSQILMQFLVEALLLSVIGGVAGIVAGVSASQTISVIAGWPTLVSSSAVLGGFVFSAAIGIFFGYYPARKAALLNPIEALRYE
- a CDS encoding VOC family protein, whose product is MICPDRVAHAVLKVRNLEVTRKFYHDVLGLQVVKTYPEEHMLFMSCNPQRDHHEVAFLEIGQEAKGPREDEIGLYHLAFRLQDWAHLQRAYGELRAKQVPIVGTINHGITRSVYFKDPDGHTLEVYCDNPRWRDVIKVNRADHLAVEGPEPDPLAPPPAWAHEGVAK
- a CDS encoding thiamine pyrophosphate-binding protein produces the protein MATHTGTRSGAEVLVAQLLIHGVEIGYGVPGESYLAVLDALYDVRDKLRFIVCRQEGGAAYMAEAYGKLTGRPGICFVTRGPGATNASVGIHTARQDSTPLILFIGQVGRAQAGREAFQEIDFRLMYAPIAKWVAQIDDPARIPELVARAFSVATSGRPGPVVLALPEDMLRERVSVADAAPYRATQAAPDPADVEHLRQMLAQARRPLMLVGGSTWNKPAVADITAFAEDNRLATATTFRRQDHFDNLHPCYAGDLGNGANPRLAAAVKEADLIVAVGTRLDELSTANYTLLQAPRPHQKLVHVHAGAEELGKVYQPDLAINSGMAHFARALRQLAPVDSSAWAEFTAVAHQNYLDYTAPVGNPGALQLAPLIAWLREQLPAETIVANGAGNYTGWIHRFWHYRGLGTELAPVSGSMGYGVPAAIAAALIYPQRPVLSFSGDGCFLMNGQELATAMQYGAAPIFLVVNNGMYGTIRMHQESHYPGRVSATELRNPDFVALARAYGLYAERVEDNAGFAPAFARARAQGCAALLELPLAGEAITSRTTLSQLRAAALSHQHAAGK
- a CDS encoding FkbM family methyltransferase, with product MKHADVQPHIETETTNAAAEDSASGERKRQERLIFDVGMHTGQDTDFYLKKGFKVVGIEANPRLVAQCAARFRSEIDQQRLVVLNVAIARQPATLPFYINLTHSEWSSLDPKLGMREGRFETIEVPAVTLASILNRHGVPYYLKIDIEGYDDIALESLASTRIKPRFVSVESPHLSTLEYLQSLSYSRFKFINQAQVRKMRCPRPAREGMYVRYKFEFGSSGPFGEESVGPWLSAEEVARAISTYWGNPKLDPAVDGWFDLHAGLAETADSAPAAAGVWRRIKARWRKPHPG
- a CDS encoding glutathione S-transferase family protein, producing MPYELYYWPLIQGRGEFVRLALEEVAVEYIDVARDERHGGVAALTRLLNGSEAGHPPFAPPFLKAGRLLIGQTANILMFVGARHGLAPATEAGRLWVNQLQLTMSDLLVEVHDTHHPIGSSLYYEDQKPEAARRAEVFLKLRLPKHLGYYERVLERQGRWLAGSKPSYADLSLFQIVEGLKFAFPRAMERQGKRYSRLLDLHQRVAQRPRIAAYLASERRIPFNNQGIFRHYPELDG
- a CDS encoding SDR family oxidoreductase; translated protein: MGRLSGRVAIVTGAGSLEGLGATYALALAAEGARLSVSDIVDPAPVVDAIKRAGGEAIGMQVDVTDAAAVAEMVRRTVAAFSAIQVLVNNAARLGGPDTPKPLSDITSEQWDRMMAVNTRGPFECIKAVLPVMRRQHYGKIINIASSTFFSAPPGELHYVASKGAVIALTRAAARELGGEGIAVNCVAPGLTLSGNIRSRLEAMSEARARNLRDRAFKRDQVPEDLVGTVIFLASADSDFITGQTILVDGGAMMH
- a CDS encoding nitronate monooxygenase, yielding MPTLHSAIIRANEFCSANNLRIPILLAPMASACPPSLSIAVADAGGMGACGALTMAPAAIERWVAETRAGSRGPFQLNLWIPDPAPTRESAAEDAVRAFLRDWGPEVAPAAGNTELPDFAAQCEAMLEVAPAVISSIMGLYPPSFVQRMKSRGIKWFATVTTVTEAKIAEAAGADAIVAQGMEAGGHRGAFESAQAEAAMVGLFSLLPAVVDAVSVPVIAAGGIADARGVAAALLLGASAVQIGTGFLRCPEAKLPPVWADALGRTLPEQTLVTRAFSGRAGRSIATAYVRAAAAPGAPRPAPYPVQRGLTQAMRDLAIRNNDIDRMQAWAGQSAARALARPASEVARELWEGAQLLLGQGS
- a CDS encoding phosphatase PAP2 family protein, translated to MKIVSLSAAVFALLVCLAPYAAQADNSSVSDQIAADGRFVVNKAVNDSYDFFTAPVLLGQALRTPVFYYTLLGAGAALGTGFALDNTVYGHFRGMSSGVGTVLEDVPTFGMLGVTAATYGWGLYTDNQRTRQFMITTSEGAAVGAAFTFAFKYGFARARPYRGNGRWAFWDNGESFVSGHATPAFALACGLSEYADNNWMVAIPAYGAATAVGVGRIGTGAHWLSDVVGSALLGIGSTEMVLYFHKQQQEHPASWQIFSASGPSGQGGGAGVSYDW